One genomic region from Roseofilum reptotaenium CS-1145 encodes:
- a CDS encoding reverse transcriptase family protein: MSDQPRTRQELYDRIRKMGREAFILEEMIRYGFWPEQGELPQDPADEIRRRSELYRQLTELRQKNRQLQDEQAIRRQLRKQRLAESRRKREETKQRREEERQARAQAWQERQQQEIVYLGEEVSGGLGEQQSNPSELDRHGLPQLATAADIAQEMGITLGELRFFAFDRKTATVSHYIRFKMPKKTGGERLISVPMPRLKRAQYWILSQILEKIPVHEAAHGFCRDRSIITNASHHVGAEVVINLDLKDFFPSISYRRVKGLFRSLGYSEAVATILALICTAPDVEEVSLDGQTYYIALNQRHLPQGSPASPAISNLICRRLDKRLTQMADELGFTYTRYADDLTFSASGDVLRNICRILRRTESLINYESFTLHPEKTRILRRKSCQLDVTGIVVNEGLNIDRKTLKKFRATLHQIETQGLEGKHWGHSRNVLASIQGFANFVAMVNPEKGAQFQEQVGRIRQKYGRN; the protein is encoded by the coding sequence ATGTCCGATCAACCCCGTACCCGCCAAGAACTCTACGATCGCATTCGCAAAATGGGTCGTGAAGCCTTCATCCTTGAAGAAATGATTCGCTATGGATTTTGGCCCGAACAGGGAGAACTCCCCCAAGATCCAGCCGATGAAATTCGCCGTCGTTCAGAACTGTATCGGCAACTGACTGAGCTACGACAAAAAAACCGTCAACTGCAAGATGAACAAGCCATCCGTCGGCAGTTGCGAAAACAACGGTTAGCAGAATCTCGCCGGAAACGGGAAGAAACGAAACAAAGACGGGAAGAGGAAAGACAAGCAAGGGCACAAGCTTGGCAAGAGCGTCAACAACAGGAGATTGTTTATTTAGGGGAAGAGGTTTCTGGGGGTTTAGGAGAGCAGCAGAGCAACCCCTCAGAACTCGATCGCCATGGACTACCTCAACTAGCAACAGCCGCCGATATTGCCCAAGAAATGGGGATTACATTGGGCGAGCTAAGGTTTTTTGCCTTTGACCGGAAAACGGCGACTGTATCCCATTATATCCGCTTCAAAATGCCTAAAAAGACGGGGGGTGAACGATTGATTTCTGTGCCCATGCCTCGATTAAAACGGGCGCAATACTGGATTTTGAGTCAGATTTTAGAGAAGATTCCGGTTCATGAGGCGGCCCATGGCTTTTGCCGCGATCGCTCCATCATTACGAATGCCAGCCACCATGTGGGAGCAGAAGTGGTGATTAATTTAGACCTTAAAGACTTTTTCCCCTCTATTTCCTATCGCCGGGTGAAAGGTTTATTTCGCTCCTTGGGCTATTCGGAAGCTGTGGCAACTATTTTGGCTCTAATCTGTACCGCCCCAGATGTGGAAGAAGTGAGCTTAGATGGCCAAACTTATTATATTGCCCTCAATCAACGGCATCTTCCCCAAGGATCTCCAGCGAGTCCTGCTATTTCTAATCTCATTTGTCGTCGTTTAGATAAACGCTTAACCCAGATGGCGGATGAACTGGGCTTTACCTATACCCGCTATGCCGACGATCTGACCTTTTCGGCTTCTGGTGATGTCCTCAGAAATATCTGTAGAATTTTGCGCCGTACAGAATCACTTATTAATTACGAAAGTTTTACCCTCCATCCTGAGAAAACGCGGATTTTGCGCCGTAAATCTTGCCAACTGGATGTTACGGGAATTGTGGTCAACGAAGGGTTAAATATAGACCGCAAAACCCTCAAGAAATTTCGCGCTACCCTACACCAAATTGAAACTCAGGGGTTAGAAGGTAAACATTGGGGACATTCTAGGAATGTGTTGGCTTCAATTCAAGGATTTGCCAATTTTGTGGCCATGGTGAATCCAGAGAAGGGCGCTCAATTTCAAGAGCAAGTGGGTCGCATTCGTCAAAAGTATGGACGAAATTGA
- a CDS encoding nucleoside 2-deoxyribosyltransferase, which yields MLDRPSWIYIAAPLFTEAEQDFNAKLAQRLKSAGHAVFLPQEEAKDLTQTEEIFKRCLYGLNHSHLVLVILDGADADSGTCFEVGFAYAKKLPIVGLRTDFRGTGDDWGLNLMLLQSCNHLLLAQRNLPSKIPPNITVIFPGEDYVPILLKIIE from the coding sequence ATGCTTGATCGACCCTCTTGGATTTACATTGCTGCCCCATTATTTACAGAAGCAGAGCAAGACTTTAACGCTAAATTAGCCCAACGATTAAAATCAGCAGGACATGCTGTCTTCTTACCTCAAGAAGAAGCCAAAGACTTGACTCAAACTGAAGAGATATTTAAGCGCTGTTTATATGGACTGAATCATTCCCATCTAGTCTTAGTTATTTTAGATGGTGCAGACGCAGATTCTGGGACTTGCTTTGAAGTTGGATTCGCCTACGCTAAGAAATTACCCATTGTAGGTTTACGGACAGATTTTAGGGGAACTGGAGATGACTGGGGACTTAATTTAATGCTACTTCAAAGTTGCAATCATTTACTCCTCGCTCAACGGAATCTACCCAGTAAAATACCTCCTAACATTACTGTAATCTTTCCAGGAGAAGATTATGTCCCTATTTTGCTCAAAATTATCGAATAA
- a CDS encoding type II secretion system F family protein — MPEFVADVRDSMGNAKRETVKAASLGAARAELLSRGLEVGEVKKAPLFGIDFANLDMDELNENFAAATASVTVKDKAIFSRQFSAMVNAGVGMVRCLGVLTEQCENPKLKRALKQISAEVQEGSSLSESMGKHPDCYDDLYVAMVSAGEVGGVLDDVLNRLAKLLEDSARLQNQIKSAMSYPTTVGTLAVIIFVALTVFLIPTFANIFADIGVELPAFTQMMLHISAFLTSPAKSVTLLVILIVAKVLYDNWYKTPQGKKIMDKQFLKVPLFGDLIKKTATARFCRTFGTLSRAGVPILTSLEIVRDTSGNQTIADAVEASRQEIQGGGMISTALDRYKVFPALAIQMISIGEETGQIDQMLMKVADFYEDEVEQAVKGLTSMLEPVMIVVIGGMVGSILLAMYLPMFKVFETL; from the coding sequence ATGCCTGAATTTGTTGCTGATGTTCGAGACTCGATGGGAAATGCCAAGCGAGAAACTGTTAAAGCAGCCTCTCTTGGTGCAGCGCGTGCTGAATTGCTCAGTCGAGGTTTAGAGGTAGGCGAAGTCAAAAAAGCCCCACTGTTTGGCATTGACTTTGCTAACCTTGACATGGATGAGTTAAACGAAAACTTTGCTGCAGCGACGGCTAGTGTCACCGTAAAAGATAAAGCTATCTTTTCCAGGCAGTTTTCCGCGATGGTTAATGCTGGCGTGGGAATGGTACGCTGTCTAGGCGTTTTAACCGAACAATGTGAAAACCCTAAACTCAAAAGGGCATTGAAACAAATTTCAGCGGAAGTGCAAGAGGGGTCAAGTTTATCTGAGTCTATGGGTAAACACCCGGATTGCTATGATGACCTCTATGTAGCCATGGTTTCAGCCGGGGAAGTTGGGGGGGTACTCGATGATGTACTCAACCGTCTAGCAAAGTTATTGGAAGATTCGGCTCGGTTGCAAAACCAAATTAAATCAGCCATGTCTTATCCAACAACGGTAGGGACTCTTGCTGTGATTATTTTTGTTGCCTTAACGGTATTTTTGATTCCTACATTTGCCAATATCTTTGCCGATATTGGGGTGGAATTACCGGCATTTACACAGATGATGCTCCACATTAGTGCATTTCTAACTTCTCCGGCAAAGTCAGTGACCCTATTAGTCATCTTAATTGTTGCTAAGGTGTTGTACGATAACTGGTACAAAACCCCTCAAGGCAAAAAAATCATGGATAAGCAATTCCTGAAAGTGCCTTTATTTGGGGATTTGATTAAAAAAACGGCAACGGCTCGCTTTTGTCGCACATTTGGAACTCTATCCCGTGCAGGCGTTCCTATTCTCACTTCTTTGGAAATTGTTCGGGATACTTCTGGAAATCAAACTATTGCCGATGCAGTGGAAGCTTCCCGCCAAGAAATTCAAGGGGGAGGGATGATTAGTACAGCTCTTGACCGCTATAAGGTATTTCCTGCCCTAGCTATTCAAATGATTAGTATTGGGGAAGAAACGGGACAAATTGACCAAATGCTGATGAAAGTCGCTGACTTCTATGAAGATGAAGTCGAACAAGCGGTCAAAGGGTTAACCAGTATGCTCGAACCCGTTATGATTGTAGTGATCGGGGGTATGGTAGGTTCAATTTTGTTGGCAATGTACCTACCCATGTTTAAGGTGTTTGAAACCTTGTAA
- a CDS encoding type IV pilus twitching motility protein PilT, which produces MSYMIEDVMESLVEQGGSDMHIQAGAPIYFRISGKLTPQPQFGEQLDGPDCQRLIFSMLNNNQRKDLEQTWELDCAYGVKGLSRFRVNVYRERGCYAACLRALASKIPNFEKLGVPEIMREMSERPRGMVLVTGQTGSGKTTTMAAILDLINRTRAEHILTVEDPIEYVFPNIKSLFHQRQRGEDTKSFSNALKAALREDPDIILVGEMRDLETIGLAVSAAETGHLVFGTMHTNNAAGTIDRLLDVFPPIQQPQIRAQMSGSMVGVCSQNLVQKVGGGRCAAQEIMVNTPAIANLIREGKTTQIYSAIQTGGKMGMQTMEMALAKLVNDGKVSYEDAIGKCNKVDELMRLVQPAKQKL; this is translated from the coding sequence ATGAGTTATATGATTGAAGATGTGATGGAATCCTTGGTTGAACAAGGAGGCTCGGATATGCACATTCAAGCGGGTGCGCCGATCTATTTTCGCATTAGTGGTAAATTAACCCCCCAGCCTCAGTTTGGAGAACAGCTTGATGGCCCAGATTGTCAGCGGTTGATCTTTTCGATGCTCAACAATAACCAGCGTAAAGATCTAGAACAAACCTGGGAGTTAGACTGTGCTTATGGGGTCAAAGGACTATCTCGGTTCCGGGTGAATGTGTATCGCGAACGGGGCTGTTATGCGGCTTGCTTGCGGGCATTAGCGTCCAAAATTCCTAATTTTGAGAAGTTGGGCGTTCCGGAAATCATGCGGGAAATGTCAGAACGACCTCGGGGTATGGTTTTGGTGACCGGACAAACTGGATCGGGTAAAACAACAACTATGGCAGCGATTTTGGATTTGATTAATCGCACCCGTGCTGAACATATTCTGACGGTAGAAGATCCGATTGAGTACGTCTTTCCTAACATTAAAAGTTTGTTTCACCAACGGCAACGGGGAGAAGATACGAAGAGTTTCTCTAACGCCCTTAAAGCCGCTTTGCGGGAAGATCCAGATATCATTCTGGTGGGAGAAATGCGGGACTTGGAAACCATTGGTCTAGCTGTATCGGCAGCAGAAACGGGGCACTTGGTCTTTGGAACTATGCACACTAACAATGCGGCAGGTACGATTGACCGGCTATTGGATGTGTTCCCTCCGATTCAACAGCCCCAAATTCGGGCCCAAATGTCGGGGTCGATGGTGGGGGTTTGTTCCCAAAACTTGGTGCAGAAAGTTGGTGGTGGACGCTGTGCAGCTCAGGAGATTATGGTGAATACGCCGGCTATTGCCAACTTGATTCGGGAAGGAAAAACGACTCAAATTTACTCAGCGATTCAAACGGGTGGGAAAATGGGGATGCAAACCATGGAGATGGCTTTGGCAAAACTGGTTAATGATGGGAAAGTCTCCTACGAAGATGCGATCGGTAAATGTAATAAAGTCGATGAGTTAATGCGTTTGGTTCAACCGGCCAAACAAAAACTCTAA
- a CDS encoding GspE/PulE family protein: MTKSPISSRRQQSKALMAVANNLSPFGNKLVQSGFIEKDDMEKALVESRKNKRSLTDLIEQLTGKQLSPDLIRQYKKQQLFELKILYGVDSLDPEINEIDTNQVNELIDTLIPLDLCRRYQLVPLSKNNANPPAVLVALVDPDNLAAQDDLNRVLRPQGLTMNRMVITPEDFQAIISKYLDEQVKKAPDPKKVDSKQLEIDISQFGDVDLEEGENDEVSDADLNKALGDAESAPVIKAVNQILAKALSDGVSDIHVEPQEENLRVRFRKDGVLQQPFPPFPKKIVPAITSRFKIIADLDIAERRKPQDGRIRRIFQGRKVDFRVNTLPARYGEKIVLRILDNSSTQLGLDKLITSPETLEMVRDMASRPFGLILVTGPTGSGKSTTLYSILAERNDPGINISTAEDPIEYALPGINQVQVIREKNMDFSAILRAFLRQDPDVILVGETRDKETAKTAIEAALTGHLVLTTLHTNDAAGAIARLDEMGVEPFMVSGALLGVVAQRLMRRVCSECRIPYTPTPEELSRFGLSAAKEGNLTLYKANTIAPDERAALREQGELCPKCNGVGYKGRCGVYELLRVTENLQLLINQGAPTERIKEAAVEEGMVTLLAYSLNLVREGSTTLEEVERVTFTDSGLEAELKAKRKAGLTCRVCGAGLQQEWIDCPYCMTPRFSD; this comes from the coding sequence ATGACCAAATCCCCCATCTCGTCACGCCGACAGCAATCTAAAGCCTTAATGGCTGTTGCGAATAATCTCTCTCCCTTTGGCAATAAACTGGTACAGTCTGGCTTTATTGAGAAAGATGATATGGAAAAGGCTCTGGTGGAAAGCCGGAAAAATAAGCGATCGCTGACCGATTTAATAGAACAACTCACCGGTAAGCAACTTTCCCCCGATCTAATTCGCCAGTACAAAAAGCAACAGCTTTTTGAACTTAAAATTCTATACGGTGTTGATTCCCTCGATCCGGAAATTAATGAAATTGATACGAATCAGGTCAATGAACTCATTGATACCTTGATTCCGTTGGATCTGTGTCGCCGTTACCAATTGGTTCCCCTATCTAAAAATAATGCCAATCCACCTGCTGTATTAGTGGCATTGGTCGATCCAGATAACTTAGCCGCTCAGGATGACCTGAATCGAGTCTTGCGTCCCCAGGGACTCACCATGAATCGCATGGTGATTACCCCAGAAGATTTTCAAGCAATTATCTCCAAGTATCTAGACGAACAAGTTAAAAAAGCACCCGATCCCAAAAAAGTAGATTCTAAACAGTTAGAAATTGATATTAGCCAATTTGGGGATGTCGATCTTGAAGAGGGTGAGAATGATGAAGTCTCGGATGCTGACTTGAATAAAGCACTCGGAGATGCCGAAAGTGCCCCAGTGATTAAGGCGGTTAACCAGATTCTGGCGAAAGCGCTATCGGATGGAGTCTCCGATATTCATGTAGAACCCCAGGAGGAAAACCTCCGGGTTCGCTTTCGTAAGGATGGGGTCTTGCAACAGCCCTTTCCTCCCTTTCCGAAGAAGATTGTCCCAGCCATTACATCCCGATTCAAAATTATTGCCGATCTTGATATTGCTGAACGACGTAAACCCCAAGATGGTCGGATTCGGCGGATTTTCCAAGGTCGTAAAGTAGACTTCCGGGTGAATACCCTGCCAGCTCGTTATGGTGAAAAAATTGTACTGCGGATCTTGGATAACTCCTCGACGCAGTTGGGTTTGGATAAGTTGATTACCAGTCCAGAAACCCTAGAAATGGTGCGAGATATGGCTTCTCGGCCCTTTGGATTGATTTTGGTCACGGGGCCCACTGGGTCAGGTAAATCCACCACCTTGTATTCGATTTTAGCTGAACGTAACGATCCTGGAATTAATATCTCAACCGCTGAAGACCCAATTGAATATGCCCTGCCAGGAATTAACCAGGTGCAGGTAATTCGGGAAAAAAATATGGACTTTTCCGCTATTCTGAGGGCGTTCTTGCGGCAAGATCCGGATGTGATTCTGGTGGGGGAAACGCGGGATAAGGAAACGGCGAAGACAGCAATTGAAGCGGCACTCACAGGACACTTGGTATTGACGACATTGCATACTAATGATGCGGCTGGTGCGATCGCCCGCTTAGATGAAATGGGAGTAGAACCGTTCATGGTCTCTGGGGCACTTCTAGGGGTCGTTGCCCAACGGCTGATGCGACGGGTCTGTAGTGAATGCCGTATTCCCTATACCCCAACTCCAGAAGAACTCTCTCGCTTTGGTTTATCAGCAGCTAAAGAAGGAAATTTAACCCTCTATAAGGCCAACACTATCGCTCCCGATGAACGAGCTGCCTTAAGAGAACAAGGAGAACTTTGTCCTAAATGTAACGGTGTGGGCTATAAAGGACGCTGTGGGGTCTATGAACTCCTGCGGGTAACCGAAAATCTACAACTGTTGATTAACCAAGGCGCACCCACGGAACGCATTAAAGAAGCAGCCGTTGAAGAAGGTATGGTCACCCTGTTAGCCTACAGCTTAAACCTGGTGCGTGAAGGATCGACTACTCTGGAAGAAGTAGAGCGGGTAACCTTTACCGATAGTGGTTTAGAGGCAGAACTCAAGGCCAAACGAAAAGCGGGGTTAACCTGTCGAGTCTGTGGAGCTGGACTTCAACAAGAATGGATCGACTGCCCCTATTGTATGACCCCGCGTTTTAGTGATTAA
- the grpE gene encoding nucleotide exchange factor GrpE has translation MIDESKPVETSQNPNPEDLLNQAENPASVSAQEPETSSPEVDNGTEPAQVQEDSASEGIDPSSEPPSETPDPAAHQADVAQAALLAEVLASKELELDSIKQSYEEVKAQYQRLGADFDNFRKRTQKEKGELEDQTKCKTLQELLPVVDNFERARSQIKPQNEGEMTIHKSYQSVYKQLVDCLKRIGVSPMRAEGKEFDPNLHEAVMREATSEYAEGTVTEELMRGYLLNDRVLRHAMVKVAAAPEDEPALPVEDATEQTNEPEAEESES, from the coding sequence ATGATCGATGAGTCCAAGCCAGTAGAAACTTCTCAGAATCCCAACCCCGAAGACCTCTTGAATCAGGCAGAAAATCCAGCTAGTGTTTCTGCACAAGAGCCAGAAACCTCTAGTCCGGAAGTGGACAATGGAACAGAACCGGCCCAAGTTCAGGAAGATAGTGCTTCTGAAGGAATAGATCCATCTTCAGAACCCCCTTCAGAGACACCTGATCCAGCAGCCCATCAAGCGGATGTTGCACAAGCGGCCTTGCTAGCCGAAGTCTTAGCCAGTAAGGAATTGGAATTAGACAGTATAAAACAGAGTTACGAGGAAGTTAAAGCTCAATACCAACGTTTAGGAGCTGACTTTGATAACTTCCGCAAACGGACACAAAAAGAAAAGGGGGAATTAGAAGATCAGACCAAGTGTAAGACCCTACAAGAATTGCTACCAGTGGTTGATAACTTTGAGCGGGCGCGATCGCAAATTAAACCCCAAAATGAGGGGGAAATGACAATTCACAAAAGTTATCAAAGTGTCTACAAACAATTAGTAGACTGTCTCAAACGCATTGGTGTTTCTCCTATGCGAGCAGAAGGGAAAGAATTTGACCCCAATCTCCATGAAGCGGTGATGAGAGAGGCAACCTCAGAATATGCTGAAGGCACGGTGACTGAAGAATTGATGCGAGGCTATCTTCTCAATGACCGAGTATTACGCCACGCCATGGTTAAGGTCGCCGCTGCACCAGAAGACGAACCGGCACTCCCAGTCGAGGACGCAACCGAACAAACGAACGAACCGGAAGCCGAAGAGAGTGAGAGCTAA
- the dnaK gene encoding molecular chaperone DnaK, with amino-acid sequence MGKVIGIDLGTTNSCVSVLEGGQPVVISNAEGGRTTPSMVGFGKAGDRLIGQLAKRQAVTNAENSIYSIKRFIGRRWDDTEMERSRVPYKCIQGRDSTVDVQVRGRNYTPQEISAMILQKLKQDAENYLGEPVTEAVITVPAYFTDAQRQATKDAGNIAGLEVQRIINEPTAAALSYGLDKQDQEQLILVFDLGGGTFDVSILQLGDGIFEVVATSGNNHLGGDDFDNCIVTWMIEEFKDQEGIDLSVDKMALQRLREAAEKAKIELSNMTATSINLPFITADETGPKHLEMELTRSKFEELAQDMIRGTLEPVEQALKDGNKTKEDIDRIILVGGSTRIPSVQEALSQYFGGKKPDRSVNPDESVALGAAIQGGVMGGEIKDLLLLDVTPLSLGIETLGEVFTKIIERNTTIPTSKTQIFSTATDGQTSVEIHVLQGERAMVADNKSLGKFQLTGIPPAPRGVPQIEVSFEIDANGILKVSARDKGTGREQSIEITNTGGLSQTEIEKMRMEAEVYSESDRVRRQLAELKNQAEGLFQSYYSTLEQNRDVIPEDLQVEAQGRIEQLRVSLEAPDSSVEAVKEQMNALQQILFTIGSSVYAGSGAVEDFTQGETVIDSAVETLQSSVESEQEEEDFSFDEEDETVSADYEEIE; translated from the coding sequence ATGGGAAAAGTTATTGGGATTGATTTAGGCACAACCAATAGTTGTGTATCGGTATTAGAGGGAGGTCAACCTGTTGTGATCTCCAATGCAGAAGGTGGCAGAACTACCCCCAGTATGGTCGGCTTTGGCAAAGCTGGCGATCGCCTGATCGGTCAACTGGCCAAACGCCAAGCTGTCACCAACGCCGAAAACAGTATCTATAGCATCAAACGGTTTATCGGTAGGCGCTGGGACGACACGGAAATGGAACGCTCCCGCGTCCCCTACAAATGTATCCAAGGTCGCGATAGCACGGTCGATGTGCAAGTGCGAGGGCGTAACTATACCCCCCAAGAAATTTCCGCCATGATCCTACAAAAACTCAAACAGGACGCGGAAAACTACCTGGGAGAACCCGTTACCGAAGCAGTCATTACCGTTCCTGCCTACTTTACCGATGCTCAACGGCAAGCCACCAAAGACGCGGGGAACATCGCTGGTTTAGAAGTCCAACGCATTATCAATGAACCCACTGCTGCTGCCCTATCCTACGGTCTTGACAAACAAGACCAAGAACAACTCATTCTCGTCTTTGATCTCGGTGGCGGAACCTTCGATGTCTCCATTCTCCAACTCGGTGATGGCATCTTTGAAGTCGTCGCCACCTCTGGAAATAACCATTTAGGCGGCGACGACTTCGATAACTGCATCGTCACCTGGATGATCGAAGAATTCAAAGACCAAGAAGGGATCGATCTATCGGTAGATAAAATGGCCCTCCAACGGTTGCGAGAAGCCGCTGAAAAAGCCAAAATCGAACTCTCAAATATGACGGCAACCTCCATCAACTTGCCCTTCATCACGGCTGATGAAACTGGCCCCAAACATCTAGAAATGGAGCTAACCCGCTCTAAATTTGAAGAGTTAGCCCAAGACATGATTCGGGGAACCTTAGAACCGGTAGAACAAGCCCTTAAAGATGGCAATAAAACCAAAGAAGATATCGATCGCATCATCTTAGTCGGCGGTTCCACTCGCATCCCCTCCGTTCAAGAAGCCCTTTCCCAATACTTTGGTGGCAAAAAACCAGACCGCTCCGTTAACCCCGATGAATCCGTAGCTCTGGGTGCTGCCATCCAAGGAGGAGTCATGGGAGGAGAAATTAAAGACCTCCTGCTCCTGGATGTCACCCCCCTATCTCTGGGCATTGAAACCCTGGGTGAAGTATTCACCAAAATTATTGAACGCAATACCACCATTCCCACCAGTAAAACCCAAATTTTCTCGACCGCCACCGATGGCCAAACCTCAGTAGAAATCCATGTGCTACAAGGGGAACGAGCCATGGTCGCTGATAATAAAAGCCTGGGGAAATTCCAACTGACCGGTATTCCTCCCGCACCGCGAGGTGTACCTCAAATTGAAGTCTCCTTTGAAATTGATGCCAACGGTATCCTCAAAGTATCAGCAAGAGACAAAGGAACCGGACGAGAACAAAGTATCGAAATTACCAATACGGGTGGTTTAAGTCAGACCGAAATAGAAAAAATGCGCATGGAAGCGGAAGTCTATTCCGAATCTGACCGGGTGCGCCGCCAATTAGCTGAACTAAAAAACCAAGCTGAGGGTTTATTCCAGAGTTACTATTCCACCTTAGAACAAAATAGAGACGTAATTCCCGAAGATCTGCAAGTGGAAGCTCAAGGACGGATTGAGCAACTGCGGGTGAGTTTAGAGGCTCCAGATAGCTCAGTGGAAGCAGTTAAAGAGCAAATGAATGCCCTACAACAAATTCTATTTACCATTGGTTCATCCGTATATGCAGGTTCAGGTGCTGTCGAGGACTTCACCCAAGGGGAAACGGTGATTGATTCGGCAGTAGAAACCCTGCAAAGTTCGGTAGAATCGGAGCAAGAAGAAGAGGATTTTAGCTTTGATGAGGAAGATGAAACCGTTTCTGCGGATTATGAAGAAATTGAGTAA
- the dnaJ gene encoding molecular chaperone DnaJ, whose product MADYYEILGVSREADKEEIKRAYRRLARKYHPDVNKEAGAEDKFKEINRAYEVLSEPEIKARYDRFGEQGVSGGAGGPGFGDFGDMGFADIFESFFNGFSGGGVGTQGARRRGPVRGDDLRLDLKLDFKEAIFGGEKEIRINHLETCKTCNGSGAKPGTKPVTCQTCGGSGQIRRATRTPFGSFTQVSVCPACNGQGQVIQDKCNDCGGSGNKQVTKKLKINVPAGVDNGTRLRVSNEGDSGQQGGPPGDLYVYLFVNEDADFRRDGINVLSEMKVSYLQAILGARVQVTTVDGTEELTIPAGTQPNTVLTLENRGVPRLGNPVSRGDHLITVVVDIPNPKQLSADEKEHLKELERLRGDRQDKGGGLFGGIFNK is encoded by the coding sequence ATGGCCGACTACTATGAAATTCTCGGTGTTTCCCGCGAAGCAGACAAAGAAGAGATCAAGCGAGCCTACCGTAGGTTGGCGCGAAAATATCACCCGGATGTTAACAAAGAAGCCGGAGCTGAAGACAAGTTCAAAGAAATTAACCGAGCGTATGAAGTTCTCTCTGAACCAGAGATCAAAGCTCGATATGACCGCTTTGGTGAACAAGGTGTAAGTGGTGGAGCCGGAGGCCCTGGTTTTGGGGACTTTGGCGATATGGGTTTTGCAGATATCTTTGAGAGCTTCTTCAATGGCTTTTCTGGTGGTGGAGTAGGAACCCAAGGGGCAAGACGACGAGGCCCAGTCCGAGGTGATGATTTACGATTGGATTTGAAGTTGGACTTCAAAGAAGCCATTTTTGGTGGTGAGAAAGAGATTCGGATTAATCATTTAGAAACCTGTAAAACCTGTAACGGTTCGGGAGCGAAACCGGGGACTAAACCGGTGACTTGCCAAACCTGCGGCGGTTCAGGTCAAATCCGCCGAGCGACTCGCACGCCTTTCGGTAGCTTTACTCAGGTATCGGTTTGTCCGGCTTGTAATGGTCAAGGACAGGTGATTCAGGATAAGTGTAATGACTGTGGTGGTAGCGGGAATAAGCAGGTTACGAAGAAGTTGAAGATTAATGTTCCTGCTGGGGTGGATAATGGGACTCGACTGCGGGTGTCTAATGAGGGAGATTCGGGACAGCAGGGTGGACCTCCTGGTGATTTGTATGTTTATTTGTTTGTAAATGAGGATGCGGATTTCCGGCGGGATGGTATTAATGTGCTTTCGGAAATGAAGGTGAGTTATTTACAGGCGATCCTGGGTGCTCGCGTCCAGGTGACAACGGTTGATGGTACGGAAGAATTGACTATTCCGGCAGGAACACAACCGAATACGGTGTTGACGCTGGAAAATCGAGGAGTTCCTCGGCTGGGAAATCCCGTAAGCCGTGGAGATCATTTAATTACGGTGGTGGTGGACATTCCTAATCCTAAACAGTTGAGTGCAGATGAGAAGGAGCATTTGAAGGAGTTGGAACGCCTAAGAGGCGATCGCCAAGATAAGGGAGGTGGGTTGTTCGGAGGGATTTTTAATAAATGA
- a CDS encoding sulfurtransferase TusA family protein, which produces MSPQTDLGTPDVQLDLRGTPCPLNFVRTKLQLEKMAPGSLLEVWLDAGEPIEQVPDSLKMAGYPIEGLQESTQDEEEPFFRLQVRRSDPENLPPQ; this is translated from the coding sequence ATGAGTCCCCAGACTGATTTAGGTACTCCTGATGTTCAACTGGATTTACGGGGGACACCTTGTCCCCTCAACTTTGTCCGCACGAAGCTACAACTGGAAAAAATGGCTCCCGGTTCCCTATTGGAAGTGTGGTTAGATGCAGGGGAACCCATTGAGCAGGTTCCGGATAGCCTGAAAATGGCAGGTTATCCGATTGAAGGACTACAAGAGTCAACCCAGGATGAAGAGGAGCCGTTTTTCCGGCTGCAAGTTCGGCGATCAGATCCGGAAAATCTGCCTCCACAATGA